In Pseudomonadota bacterium, one genomic interval encodes:
- a CDS encoding AAA family ATPase — protein sequence MSARILAVTNQKGGVGKTTTSVNFAASLSETGRRVLLIDLDAQGNATMGSGIDKHEVMRTGYDVLLGHSHIRSAIVHADQAGYDMLPGNADLTAAEVELMARDDRERRLRAALAYVQADYDIILIDCPPSLNMLTVNALAAAHGVLIPIQCEYYALEGLSALLDTVEQVRMAVNPDLAIEGLLRTMFDARNNLAMEVSTQLQQHFGDKVYRTIIPRNVRLAEAPSHGLPVLRYDKSSRGAIAYLALAGEYLRRHAPIAAAHGLPEALEETADTADTDTAEYQQTD from the coding sequence ATGAGTGCCAGGATACTCGCGGTTACCAACCAGAAGGGCGGTGTGGGCAAGACCACGACCAGCGTGAATTTCGCCGCGTCGCTCTCGGAAACCGGCCGGCGCGTGCTGCTCATCGACCTGGACGCCCAGGGCAACGCGACCATGGGCAGCGGTATCGACAAGCACGAGGTCATGCGCACCGGTTACGACGTCCTGCTCGGGCACAGCCATATCCGCAGCGCGATCGTGCATGCCGACCAGGCGGGTTACGACATGCTCCCCGGCAATGCCGACCTGACCGCGGCCGAGGTCGAACTGATGGCGCGGGATGACCGCGAACGGCGCCTGCGCGCGGCGCTGGCCTACGTGCAGGCCGATTACGACATCATCCTGATCGATTGTCCGCCGTCGCTCAATATGCTTACCGTCAACGCGCTGGCCGCCGCCCACGGTGTGCTGATTCCGATCCAGTGCGAGTACTATGCACTCGAGGGTTTGTCCGCGCTGCTCGACACCGTGGAGCAGGTACGCATGGCGGTCAATCCCGACCTCGCGATCGAGGGTTTGCTGCGTACCATGTTCGATGCGCGCAACAATCTGGCGATGGAGGTGTCCACGCAGCTGCAGCAGCATTTCGGCGACAAGGTCTATCGCACCATCATCCCGCGCAACGTGCGCCTGGCCGAGGCGCCCAGTCACGGACTGCCGGTGCTGCGCTACGACAAGAGCTCGCGCGGGGCCATCGCCTACCTGGCGCTGGCCGGCGAATACCTGCGCCGGCACGCGCCGATAGCCGCGGCACACGGGCTGCCCGAGGCGCTGGAGGAAACCGCGGACACTGCGGATACCGATACGGCGGAATATCAACAGACAGATTAG
- a CDS encoding F0F1 ATP synthase subunit B, whose amino-acid sequence MNFNATLIGQTLTFIVFVWFCMRFVWPPIMNALEERRRKIADGLAAAERGKHEKELAEERAREILRDAKAQAGEIISRADKRAAEIIDEAKDDARAEGNRIKTAAAAEIEQEVNRVKESLRGQVVSIALAGAGKVLEREVNAGTHAELLEKLAAEL is encoded by the coding sequence ATGAATTTCAATGCGACACTGATCGGGCAGACCCTCACGTTCATCGTATTCGTGTGGTTCTGCATGAGGTTTGTCTGGCCGCCGATCATGAACGCGCTCGAGGAACGCCGCAGGAAGATCGCCGATGGCCTGGCCGCGGCCGAGCGCGGCAAGCACGAAAAGGAACTCGCCGAGGAGCGTGCGCGCGAGATCCTGCGTGACGCCAAGGCGCAGGCCGGCGAGATCATCAGCCGCGCCGACAAGCGCGCCGCCGAGATCATCGACGAGGCCAAGGACGACGCGCGTGCCGAGGGCAACCGTATCAAGACGGCTGCTGCGGCCGAGATCGAGCAGGAGGTCAACCGCGTCAAGGAGAGCCTGCGTGGGCAGGTCGTCTCCATCGCGCTGGCCGGTGCCGGCAAGGTGCTGGAGCGCGAGGTCAACGCGGGCACCCATGCCGAACTGCTCGAAAAACTGGCGGCGGAACTGTAG
- the atpB gene encoding F0F1 ATP synthase subunit A — MSSETLTSSEYIKHHLTNLTFGKFPAGHEHAGHWGFAHSSQDAAAMGFWAINVDSMLFSIGLGVLFLWLFRTVAKRASVDTPAGWQNFVEWIVEFIDDSVRGSFSGRNPLVAPLALTLFVWIFLMNLMDLLAVDHVPWLAGLLGVGHLKIVPSTDPNVTFGLSLSVFVLVLYYSIKVKGFGGFFGELAFQPFPKWMFPINLLLEGVTLISKPISLALRLFGNMYAGEMIFILIALMYGGGFVLGGFGGLLQLGWAIFHILIITLQAFIFMTLTIVYLDMAHQEHH, encoded by the coding sequence ATGTCGTCTGAAACACTGACATCGTCAGAGTACATCAAGCATCATCTGACCAACCTGACCTTCGGCAAATTTCCCGCGGGGCACGAACATGCCGGGCACTGGGGTTTCGCGCACAGCAGCCAGGACGCCGCGGCGATGGGGTTCTGGGCCATCAACGTCGACAGCATGCTGTTCTCCATCGGGCTCGGCGTGCTGTTCCTGTGGCTGTTCCGCACGGTGGCGAAACGCGCCAGCGTCGATACACCCGCCGGCTGGCAGAACTTCGTCGAATGGATCGTCGAGTTCATCGACGACAGCGTGCGCGGCTCGTTCTCCGGCCGCAACCCGCTGGTCGCGCCGCTCGCGCTGACCCTGTTCGTGTGGATCTTCCTGATGAACCTGATGGACCTGCTCGCCGTGGATCACGTCCCTTGGCTGGCCGGGCTGCTGGGTGTGGGCCATCTCAAGATCGTGCCTTCCACCGACCCCAACGTCACTTTCGGCCTGTCGCTGTCGGTGTTCGTGCTGGTGCTCTATTACAGCATCAAGGTCAAGGGCTTCGGCGGCTTTTTCGGCGAGCTGGCGTTCCAGCCGTTCCCGAAATGGATGTTCCCGATCAACCTGCTGCTGGAAGGCGTGACGCTGATTTCCAAGCCGATCTCGCTGGCGCTGCGACTCTTCGGCAACATGTACGCCGGCGAGATGATCTTCATCCTGATCGCGCTGATGTACGGCGGCGGCTTCGTGCTGGGCGGTTTCGGCGGGCTGCTGCAGCTCGGCTGGGCCATCTTCCACATCCTGATCATCACCCTGCAGGCGTTCATCTTCATGACACTGACCATCGTGTACCTGGACATGGCGCACCAGGAGCACCACTGA
- a CDS encoding ATP synthase subunit I: MALARDLRNLAALQLGLVAITSTLFFFLYGGFQAGSAGFGGLVAACNAGLLQWRRARADAGRALSAGESLRLLYRSALERFVAIALLFALGLGYWRLDPLAVLTGFMAGQLALVFMGMKGRSASHVV; the protein is encoded by the coding sequence GTGGCCTTGGCGCGCGATCTCCGGAACCTGGCGGCGCTGCAGCTCGGGCTGGTCGCAATCACCTCGACACTGTTTTTCTTTCTGTACGGCGGATTCCAGGCGGGATCTGCCGGGTTTGGCGGCCTGGTGGCCGCGTGCAATGCCGGGCTGCTGCAGTGGCGCCGCGCGCGCGCGGATGCGGGCCGTGCGCTGAGCGCAGGGGAAAGCCTGCGGCTGCTCTACCGCAGCGCACTGGAGCGGTTCGTGGCGATCGCGTTGTTGTTCGCCCTCGGGCTCGGGTACTGGCGGCTGGATCCGCTGGCCGTGCTGACGGGATTTATGGCGGGCCAGCTGGCCCTCGTGTTCATGGGGATGAAGGGAAGATCTGCAAGCCATGTCGTCTGA
- a CDS encoding F0F1 ATP synthase subunit delta, which produces MAETLTVARPYAHAAFLHAREQGALKEWSGMLELLSMVAADPTMQRLIENPRVTETQLADLIVDIAGARLDGSCANFVRVLADNRRLALLPDIAALFEIERSKAEGRVQAELTTAFPATDAQQASIIEGLRRRLGREIELTCKTDASLLGGAIIRAGDLVIDGSVRGKLERLGTALSH; this is translated from the coding sequence ATGGCCGAAACCCTCACCGTCGCACGCCCGTACGCGCACGCCGCATTCCTGCATGCCCGCGAGCAGGGCGCCCTGAAGGAGTGGTCCGGGATGCTGGAGCTGCTGTCCATGGTAGCGGCAGATCCCACCATGCAGCGGCTGATCGAGAATCCGCGCGTGACCGAAACGCAGCTGGCCGACCTGATCGTCGACATCGCCGGCGCCCGGCTGGACGGCAGCTGCGCCAACTTCGTGCGCGTGCTGGCCGACAATCGCCGGCTGGCGCTGCTGCCGGACATCGCCGCCCTGTTCGAGATCGAGCGCAGCAAGGCCGAAGGCCGCGTGCAGGCCGAACTGACCACCGCCTTTCCTGCCACCGATGCACAGCAGGCCAGCATCATCGAGGGCCTGCGCCGACGCCTCGGTCGCGAGATCGAACTGACCTGCAAGACCGATGCGAGCCTGCTGGGCGGCGCCATCATCCGTGCCGGCGACCTGGTGATAGACGGTTCCGTGCGCGGCAAGCTGGAGCGCCTGGGCACCGCGCTGAGCCACTGA
- a CDS encoding ParB/RepB/Spo0J family partition protein has product MAVKKRGLGRGLDALLGSGMRPAAPAPETPAPPAPAAAGPWPVQVAPAQAAPAAAAQAMPAAPVDGALCQLPVDIIRRGKYQPRIDMHKESLQELADSISAQGVLQPIVVRRVDDDAYEIIAGERRWRAAQLAGLHEIPAIVREVEDRAAIAIALIENIQRENLNPMEEAKSLSRLIREFELTHEQAAEAVGRSRAAVSNLLRLLDLDDAVKAMVERGELEMGHARALLALAGHLQVEAARQVIARGLSVRATEGLVKHYQQPRPVRAPPARKDPDIRQLETDLSDRLGASVAIRPGRGGKGKLEISYNSLDELDGILAHIR; this is encoded by the coding sequence ATGGCAGTCAAAAAACGCGGATTGGGTCGGGGACTGGATGCATTGCTGGGGTCGGGCATGCGTCCGGCCGCGCCGGCACCGGAGACACCCGCGCCGCCGGCACCGGCCGCCGCCGGACCCTGGCCGGTACAGGTGGCCCCGGCGCAGGCGGCTCCAGCCGCCGCTGCGCAAGCGATGCCGGCGGCGCCGGTCGACGGTGCGCTGTGCCAGCTGCCGGTCGACATCATCCGGCGCGGCAAGTACCAGCCGCGCATCGACATGCACAAGGAATCCCTGCAGGAACTCGCCGATTCCATCAGTGCCCAGGGTGTGCTGCAGCCGATCGTGGTGCGCAGGGTCGACGACGATGCCTACGAGATCATTGCGGGCGAGCGCCGCTGGCGCGCCGCGCAGCTGGCCGGGCTGCACGAGATCCCGGCCATCGTGCGCGAGGTGGAGGATCGTGCCGCGATCGCGATCGCGCTGATCGAGAACATCCAGCGCGAAAACCTCAATCCCATGGAGGAGGCCAAGTCGCTCAGCCGGCTGATCCGCGAGTTCGAGCTGACCCATGAACAGGCCGCCGAGGCGGTGGGGCGTTCGCGGGCCGCGGTGTCCAATCTGCTGCGTCTGCTCGACCTCGACGACGCGGTCAAGGCCATGGTCGAGCGCGGCGAGCTGGAGATGGGGCATGCGCGCGCATTGCTGGCGCTGGCCGGACACCTCCAGGTCGAGGCGGCGCGTCAGGTCATCGCCCGCGGCCTGAGCGTGCGTGCCACCGAGGGGCTGGTCAAGCACTATCAGCAACCGCGCCCGGTCAGGGCGCCGCCAGCGCGCAAGGATCCGGATATCCGGCAACTGGAGACGGACCTGTCGGACCGGCTCGGCGCGAGCGTGGCGATACGCCCGGGACGCGGCGGCAAGGGCAAGCTGGAGATCAGCTACAACAGCCTGGACGAGCTCGACGGGATTCTGGCGCACATTCGCTAG
- the atpD gene encoding F0F1 ATP synthase subunit beta encodes MSAGNIVEIIGAVVDVEFPRDAVPKVYDALKVSAADLTLEVQQQLGDGIVRTIAMGSTDGVRRGLEVLNTGEPIKVPVGTKTLGRIMDVLGNPVDEAGDIGAETSMPIHRPAPTFAEQAAALEILETGIKVIDLIMPIVKGGKVGLFGGAGVGKTVTLMELIRNIAVEHSGYSVFAGVGERTREGNDFYHEMKEGGVIDKVSLVYGQMNEPPGNRLRVALTGLTMAEYFRDEGRDVLMFIDNIYRYTLAGTEVSALLGRMPSAVGYQPTLAEEMGVLQERITSTKTGSITSFQAVYVPADDLTDPSPATTFAHLDATLVLSRQVAELGIYPAVDPLDSTSRILDPNVIGADHYDTARAVQGTLQRYKELKDIIAILGMDELSEQDKLVVTRARKIQRFLSQPFFVAETFTGTPGKYVSLKDTIAGFKGIVNGDYDALPEQAFYMVGGIEEAVEKAKKL; translated from the coding sequence ATGAGTGCTGGCAACATTGTTGAAATTATCGGCGCCGTCGTCGACGTGGAATTCCCGCGCGACGCCGTGCCGAAGGTCTACGACGCCCTCAAGGTCAGCGCTGCGGACCTGACTCTGGAAGTGCAGCAGCAGCTGGGCGACGGTATCGTGCGCACCATCGCCATGGGTTCCACCGACGGCGTGCGCCGCGGTCTCGAGGTGCTCAACACCGGCGAGCCGATCAAGGTGCCGGTCGGCACCAAGACCCTGGGCCGCATCATGGACGTGCTCGGCAACCCGGTGGACGAGGCCGGCGACATCGGCGCGGAGACCAGCATGCCGATCCACCGCCCGGCGCCGACCTTCGCGGAGCAGGCAGCGGCGCTGGAGATTCTCGAAACCGGCATCAAGGTCATCGACCTCATCATGCCGATCGTCAAGGGCGGCAAGGTCGGCCTGTTCGGCGGCGCCGGCGTGGGCAAGACCGTGACGCTCATGGAGCTGATCCGCAACATCGCCGTCGAGCACTCCGGCTACTCGGTTTTCGCGGGCGTCGGTGAGCGTACCCGCGAAGGCAACGACTTCTACCACGAGATGAAGGAAGGCGGCGTCATCGACAAGGTCTCGCTGGTTTACGGCCAGATGAACGAACCGCCCGGCAATCGCCTGCGCGTCGCGCTGACCGGCCTGACCATGGCGGAATATTTCCGTGACGAAGGCCGTGACGTGCTGATGTTCATCGACAACATCTACCGCTACACGCTGGCCGGTACCGAGGTGTCCGCGCTGCTCGGCCGCATGCCGTCCGCGGTGGGCTATCAGCCGACGCTAGCCGAGGAAATGGGTGTGCTGCAGGAGCGCATCACCTCCACCAAGACCGGCTCCATCACCTCGTTCCAGGCGGTGTACGTGCCGGCGGACGACCTTACCGACCCGTCGCCGGCCACGACCTTCGCGCACCTGGATGCGACGCTGGTGCTGTCGCGCCAGGTTGCGGAGCTGGGTATTTACCCGGCTGTGGACCCGCTCGATTCCACCTCGCGCATTCTCGACCCGAACGTGATCGGCGCCGATCACTACGATACCGCGCGCGCCGTGCAGGGCACCTTGCAGCGCTACAAGGAATTGAAGGACATCATCGCGATCCTCGGCATGGACGAACTGTCGGAGCAGGACAAGCTGGTGGTGACCCGGGCGCGCAAGATCCAGCGCTTCCTGTCGCAGCCGTTCTTCGTGGCCGAGACCTTCACCGGCACACCGGGCAAGTACGTGTCACTGAAGGACACCATCGCC
- the atpA gene encoding F0F1 ATP synthase subunit alpha: MQLNPTEISELIKSRIEQFQAVSEARTEGTVVSLTDGIARIHGLADVMQGEMLEFPGSIFGLALNLERDSVGAVILGDYKSITEGDSVKCTGRILEVPVGEALLGRVVDSLGNPIDGKGPIESSLTSPIEKIAPGVIARQSVDQPVQTGLKAIDSMVPIGRGQRELIIGDRQTGKTAVAIDAIINQKGTGIKCIYVAIGQKNSSIATVVRKLEEFGAMEHTIIVAAAAAESAAMQYIAPYSGCSMGEYFRDRGEDALIIYDDLTKQAWAYRQVSLLLRRPPGREAYPGDVFYLHSRLLERAARINAHEVEKRTNGEVKGRTGSLTALPIIETQAGDVSAFVPTNVISITDGQIFLESDLFNAGIRPAINAGLSVSRVGGAAQTKIIKKLGGGIRLALAQYRELAAFSQFASDLDEATRKQLERGQRVTELMKQKQYSPLTVAEMAVSLFAADQGYLDDVTLNKVVDFEHALHAYMRASQSALIDKINASGDYNDEIAAALKSAVEDFKATGTW, translated from the coding sequence ATGCAACTCAATCCGACTGAAATCAGCGAGCTTATCAAGAGCCGCATCGAACAATTCCAGGCTGTCTCGGAGGCGCGTACCGAGGGCACGGTGGTCAGCCTGACCGACGGTATCGCGCGCATCCACGGCCTCGCCGACGTCATGCAGGGTGAGATGCTCGAGTTCCCGGGCAGCATCTTCGGCCTCGCGCTCAATCTCGAGCGCGACTCGGTCGGCGCGGTGATCCTGGGCGACTACAAGAGCATCACCGAGGGCGATAGCGTCAAGTGTACCGGCCGCATCCTCGAGGTGCCGGTCGGCGAGGCCCTGCTGGGTCGCGTGGTCGACTCGCTCGGCAACCCGATCGACGGCAAGGGGCCGATCGAATCGAGCCTGACCTCACCGATCGAGAAGATCGCGCCGGGCGTTATCGCGCGTCAGTCGGTGGACCAGCCGGTGCAGACCGGACTCAAGGCAATCGACTCGATGGTGCCGATCGGGCGCGGTCAGCGCGAGCTGATCATCGGCGACCGTCAGACCGGCAAGACCGCGGTGGCGATCGACGCCATCATCAACCAGAAGGGCACGGGCATCAAATGCATCTACGTTGCCATCGGCCAGAAGAATTCCTCCATCGCCACCGTGGTGCGCAAGCTGGAGGAATTCGGTGCGATGGAACACACCATCATCGTCGCTGCGGCCGCGGCCGAGTCCGCTGCCATGCAGTACATCGCGCCGTATTCCGGCTGCTCCATGGGCGAGTATTTCCGCGACCGTGGCGAGGATGCGCTGATCATCTACGATGATCTGACCAAGCAGGCCTGGGCCTATCGCCAGGTGTCGCTGCTGCTGCGCCGTCCGCCGGGGCGCGAGGCCTACCCCGGCGACGTGTTCTACCTGCATTCACGCCTGCTGGAGCGCGCCGCCCGCATCAATGCGCACGAGGTGGAGAAGCGCACCAACGGCGAGGTCAAGGGCAGGACCGGTTCGCTGACCGCGCTGCCGATCATCGAGACGCAGGCCGGTGACGTGTCCGCGTTTGTGCCGACCAACGTGATTTCCATTACCGACGGCCAGATCTTCCTGGAATCGGACCTGTTCAACGCCGGTATCCGCCCGGCCATCAACGCCGGCCTGTCGGTGTCGCGCGTGGGTGGCGCGGCGCAGACCAAGATCATCAAGAAGCTCGGCGGCGGCATTCGTCTCGCCCTGGCCCAGTACCGCGAGCTCGCGGCGTTTTCCCAGTTCGCCTCCGATCTCGACGAGGCCACCCGCAAGCAGCTGGAACGCGGTCAGCGCGTGACCGAGCTGATGAAGCAGAAGCAGTATTCGCCGCTGACCGTGGCCGAGATGGCGGTGTCGCTGTTCGCGGCCGATCAGGGTTACCTCGACGATGTCACGTTGAACAAGGTCGTCGACTTCGAACACGCGCTGCATGCCTACATGCGCGCCAGCCAGTCCGCGCTGATTGACAAGATCAACGCCAGTGGCGACTACAACGACGAGATCGCGGCCGCGCTCAAGTCCGCGGTGGAAGACTTCAAGGCAACCGGTACGTGGTAA
- the atpG gene encoding F0F1 ATP synthase subunit gamma, with the protein MAGAKEIRTKIASIKNTQKITKAMQMVAASKMRKAQDRMLATRPYAERIQRVISHVAQSHPEYHHPYLIERPVKRVGVIVISTDRGLCGGLNINLFKQAIVAMREWTAAGYGIDLTLIGSKANSFFKRMGGNIVSTATHLGDKPSIIELIGTVKVMLDAYEAGDIDRLYLVHNRFLNTMSQEPEVKQLIPVTGEEDEELKIHWDYIYEPDSQPVMDALMIRYIESLVYQGVVENVACEMAARMVAMKAATDNAGNLIDELQLIYNKARQAAITQEISEIVGGAAAV; encoded by the coding sequence ATGGCAGGCGCGAAGGAAATCCGCACCAAGATTGCGAGTATCAAGAACACGCAGAAGATCACCAAGGCGATGCAGATGGTGGCTGCGAGCAAGATGCGCAAGGCGCAGGACCGGATGCTGGCCACGCGGCCGTATGCCGAGCGCATTCAGCGGGTGATTTCGCATGTCGCGCAGTCGCATCCCGAATACCATCATCCCTACCTGATCGAACGCCCGGTGAAACGGGTCGGGGTCATCGTCATCTCCACCGACCGCGGCCTGTGCGGCGGTCTGAACATCAACCTGTTCAAGCAGGCCATCGTGGCAATGCGGGAGTGGACTGCCGCCGGCTACGGGATCGACCTGACGCTGATCGGCAGCAAGGCCAATTCCTTCTTCAAGCGCATGGGCGGCAATATCGTGTCCACCGCAACCCACCTCGGTGACAAGCCGTCGATCATCGAGCTGATCGGCACCGTGAAGGTGATGCTGGATGCCTACGAGGCCGGCGATATCGATCGCCTGTATCTGGTGCACAACCGTTTCCTCAACACCATGAGCCAGGAGCCGGAGGTCAAGCAGCTGATACCGGTGACCGGGGAAGAGGACGAAGAGCTGAAGATACACTGGGACTATATCTACGAGCCCGATTCGCAGCCGGTCATGGACGCGCTGATGATCCGCTACATCGAGTCTCTGGTTTACCAGGGTGTGGTGGAAAACGTCGCCTGCGAGATGGCTGCGCGCATGGTCGCCATGAAGGCGGCAACCGATAACGCCGGCAACCTGATCGACGAGCTGCAACTGATCTACAACAAGGCGCGGCAGGCTGCGATTACCCAGGAGATATCGGAGATCGTCGGGGGCGCAGCAGCGGTGTAA
- the rsmG gene encoding 16S rRNA (guanine(527)-N(7))-methyltransferase RsmG, whose product MYTGLYNRNRKGRNNGYVDPGELLEDGILELGLEERLGGDELLMEYVTELMNWNRIYNLTSVRKPTDIVTRHILDSLSMVEHLRGERILDIGTGAGLPGIPLAIACPEREFVLLDSSSKKLRFVQQTLGILNLDNVTLANARVEDYQPDALFDTTICRAFSDLPDYHRHASRLCKPDGLILAMKGVYPMTEIECLTAAGVSADVHALKVPGLDAERHVVTMQAGAASRESAS is encoded by the coding sequence ATGTATACCGGACTGTACAACCGCAACCGCAAGGGTAGAAACAACGGCTACGTTGATCCCGGTGAACTGCTGGAGGACGGTATCCTGGAGCTCGGCCTGGAAGAGCGCCTCGGCGGTGACGAGCTGCTGATGGAGTACGTCACCGAGCTGATGAACTGGAACCGCATCTACAATCTCACCTCGGTGCGCAAGCCGACCGATATCGTCACGCGCCATATCCTTGACAGCCTGTCGATGGTCGAGCATCTGCGCGGCGAGCGTATTCTGGATATCGGCACAGGCGCGGGCCTGCCGGGTATCCCGCTGGCCATCGCCTGTCCCGAACGCGAGTTCGTGCTGCTCGACAGCAGCAGCAAGAAACTGCGCTTCGTGCAGCAGACCCTGGGCATCCTCAACCTGGACAACGTCACGCTGGCCAATGCGCGTGTCGAGGACTACCAGCCCGATGCGCTGTTCGATACCACCATCTGCCGCGCCTTCTCCGATCTGCCCGATTACCACCGGCATGCCTCGCGCCTGTGCAAACCCGACGGTCTCATCCTGGCCATGAAGGGCGTCTACCCGATGACGGAGATCGAATGCCTGACTGCCGCCGGCGTGAGTGCGGATGTGCACGCACTGAAGGTGCCGGGGCTGGATGCCGAACGCCACGTGGTTACCATGCAGGCGGGCGCCGCTTCCCGGGAGTCCGCCTCATGA
- the atpE gene encoding F0F1 ATP synthase subunit C, with translation MENALLYIAGGLMMGLGALGAAVGIGILGGRFLEGAARQPELIPMLRTQFFIVMGLVDAVPMIAVGLAMYVMFAVVS, from the coding sequence ATGGAAAACGCATTACTCTATATCGCGGGTGGCCTGATGATGGGCCTCGGTGCGCTGGGCGCCGCGGTCGGCATCGGTATCCTCGGCGGCCGTTTCCTGGAAGGTGCCGCGCGTCAGCCGGAACTGATCCCGATGCTGCGCACCCAGTTTTTCATCGTCATGGGTCTGGTCGACGCGGTGCCGATGATCGCGGTCGGTCTGGCCATGTATGTCATGTTCGCCGTGGTGTCGTAA